A region of Colletotrichum destructivum chromosome 11, complete sequence DNA encodes the following proteins:
- a CDS encoding Putative peptidase, metallopeptidase, H-type lectin domain, H-type lectin domain superfamily, translating into MSDIYQICFIRNVAAELADSAIDFAVQERPSNAPDEDRLALSRSRLWRTGRELRVRFLDGSAIIQGRVRACADEWQRYANIKFNWVDSGDADIRVSIGDGGGSWSYQGTDNGVIPQNEKTMNLGWLHDDTEDREVSRVVLHEFGHALGCHHEHQSPAASIKWNEQAAFSYFMRVNGWTEEQVRANVLNLFPGEETNFSAFDPLSIMLYSFPAELTLDGTSTEWNTSLSETDKGFMSRTYPIEGGMLDGFNTTEMQSPPMTSQELTKRANFSFPAPPVLAVGLTHLDVDRERNVRVRAVAEQINNITAEVHLSQWGDTKAYSLGCAWATVAADDPNIQVGEFSTTDDHSWWEPKPDTVRRINFPRAWGSGAPRVAVWYSMLDLDSGKSFWHTETKVENVTAEGFNLIISAYGDSVIYGGTAVWLAHQQNREGLTKGHVELPDGTFHDPPKVLVALRGLKVSTDANLRLKVNVSNVSATGFDWHIDGWADSLIFSGTADYVCFA; encoded by the exons ATGTCCGACATTTATCAGATATGCTTCATTCGCAACGTTGCGGCTGAGCTGGCCGACTCCGCCATCGACTTTGCCGTCCAGGAACGTCCCAGCAATGCCCCTGACGAGGATCGCCTGGCTTTGTCTAGGTCACGTCTCTGGCGGACCGGCCGCGAGCTGCGCGtccgcttcctcgacggctCGGCCATCATTCAAGGCCGCGTCCGCGCTTGCGCCGACGAGTGGCAGCGCTACGCCAACATCAAGTTCAACTGGGTCGACTCGGGCGATGCCGACATCCGCGTCtccatcggcgacggcggcgggtcCTGGTCGTACCAGGGCACCGACAACGGGGTCATCCCCCAGAATGAAAAGACGATGAACCTCGGCTGGCTGCACGACGACACGGAGGACCGAGAGGTCAGCCGTGTGGTGCTACACGAATTCGGCCACGCCCTCGGCTGCCACCACGAGCACCAATCCCCGGCCGCGAGCATCAAGTGGAACGAGCAGGCTGCGTTCAGCTACTTCATGCGCGTAAACGGCTGGACCGAGGAGCAGGTCCGCGCCAACGTCCTCAATCTGTTCCCCGGCGAGGAGACCAACTTCTCAGCCTTCGACCCGCTGTCCATCATGCTGTACTCCTTCCCAGCGGAGCTGACGCTCGATGGAACCTCGACCGAGTGGAACACAAGCCTCTCCGAGACGGACAAGGGGTTCATGAGCAGGACCTACCCTATCGAGGGCGGTATGCTGGACGGCTTCAACACGACCGAGATGCAGTCGCCGCCCATGACGTCCCAGGAGCTCACAAAGCGAGCCAACTTCAGCttcccggcgccgcccgtgCTAGCCGTGGGTCTCACCCATCTCGATGTCGACAGGGAGCGCAACGTTCGCgtgcgcgccgtcgccgagcagatcaacaacatcacGGCCGAGGTGCATCTGAGCCAGTGGGGCGACACCAAGGCCTACTCCCTCGGGTGCGCCTGGGcgaccgtcgccgccgacgacccaAACATTCAGGTCGGCGAGTTCTCCACGACCGACGACCATTCCTGGTGGGAGCCCAAGCCGGACACAGTCCGACGTATCAACTTCCCGCGCGCCTGGGGCTCGGGCGCGCCTAGGGTCGCGGTCTGGTATAGCATGCTCGACCTGGACAGCGGCAAGAGCTTCTGGCATACCGAGACGAAGGTGGAGAATGTCACGGCCGAGGGATTCAACCTCATCATCTCGGCGTACGGCGATTCCGTAATCTACGGCGGCACGGCGGTCTGGCTGGCCCACCAGCAAAACAGGGAGGGTCTG ACGAAAGGGCACGTTGAACTGCCCGATGGCACATTCCATGACCCTCCCAAGGTACTTGTCGCTCTGAGGGGGCTCAAGGTCAGCACCGACGCCAACTTGCGCCTCAAGGTGAACGTCAGCAACGTCAGCGCCACGGGCTTTGACTGGCACATTGATGGATGGGCCGACTCGCTCATCTTCTCGGGCACGGCTGACTACGTCTGCTTCGCTTGA
- a CDS encoding Putative PAZ domain, Piwi domain, ribonuclease H-like superfamily, argonaute, linker 1: MRCSPNLLVRLFSCVQYRAQLANLLDRTQDGSIPRPDTAVTTIEDALEADRATPSLNKLSLETVLPQRPGYGTRGTPITLWANYVELVTSPSLKLYRYDISVSPSTTGRKLTQVIRLLLQAPALIALQQDVVSDFKATLLSRQKLSQDNIHFPIRYRAEGEDEPRENAREYDVRLRYAGTLTIAELTEYLASTDLTTNYVEKLPMIQAFNILLNHYSKSSGHLITIGSSKTFSLSQSSSALDIGAGLTAMRGFFASVRAATCRILVNINVSHGAFYQAGPLDQLVLRFDAQLRSKSKIEAFLKRLRVRTTHLPERTNRSGEVIPRVRTIFGVATPSDGQGLAHPPRVREYGAGPKHVEFWLDNPARTEPSTREETSSGKRKRKNKNKNKEKVAAPCDPSASTTSGKYISVYDFSLTSYGRQIDNPDIPVVNVGTRENPTYLPPEVCVVVQGQTAKSRLSPGQTQQMMRFAVRKPRDNATSIVQEGLETTGLSPQTNVLLGRFGLSVTPSLITVPGRHLTEPKVVYKQNKLARVFLGNWSMVDMQFNTAGTLKKWSYVLLSLPSYRDAFNVASLAAVIQSFGSALNATGIMVDPPLQGRRLLLSSSDDGQLDQLLKEAALYLDFLLIVLPDTNTPLYNRIKRCGDLKYGIHTICVVGHKLAKQTGQDQYFANIALKMNLKLGGNNQLIDSSQLGLVSEDKTMVVGIDVTHPSPDSSRRAPSVAGMVASVDRWLGQWPAVLRIQSEARQEMVSGLTDMLKLRLRLWKDIGKH, from the exons ATGCGGTGCAGCCCTAATCTTCTCGTGCGGCTTTTTAGTTGCGTTCAATATCGTGCACAGCTGGCTAACCTCTTAGATAGGACACAGGATGGAAGCATTCCTCGACCTGATACGGCTGTGACTACAATAGAAGACGCTCTCGAGGCTGACAGAGCCACGCCATCTTTGAATAAGCTTAGTTTGGAAACTGTCTTACCTCAGCGGCCGGGATACGGTACGAGAGGCACCCCCATCACACTCTGGGCTAACTATGTCGAATTGGTCACGTCTCCCAGCTTGAAGCTCTACCGATACGATATATCTGTGTCCCCGAGTACGACTGGCAGGAAACTGACCCAGGTCATCCGACTTCTGCTGCAAGCGCCGGCACTGATAGCACTCCAGCAGGATGTTGTTTCTGACTTCAAAGCGACTCTGCTTTCGCGGCAAAAGTTGTCTCAGGATAACATCCATTTCCCAATCCGCTATCGAGCCGAGGGCGAAGATGAGCCTCGGGAGAACGCTAGGGAGTATGACGTGCGACTCCGCTATGCGGGTACCTTGACTATCGCGGAGCTTACTGAGTACCTGGCGTCTACTGACTTGACGACAAACTATGTCGAAAAGCTGCCTATGATCCAGGCATTCAACATTCTTCTGAACCATTATTCCAAGTCGTCTGGGCATCTCATCACGATTGGTTCATCCAAGACTTTCTCGTTGAGCCAGAGCTCTTCCGCTCTAGACATTGGCGCTGGATTAACCGCCATGCGAGGTTTCTTTGCCAGCGTTCGAGCGGCAACCTGCCGGATCTTGGTCAATATCAATGTCAGCCACGGGGCCTTCTATCAAGCAGGTCCGCTGGATCAGTTGGTCTTGCGATTTGATGCTCAGTTAAGAAGTAAGAGCAAGATTGAAGCCTTTTTGAAGAGGCTAAGGGTAAGGACTACTCACCTTCCCGAAAGGACAAACAGGAGCGGCGAGGTTATTCCCCGGGTCAGAACCATTTTCGGGGTTGCTACCCCTAGTGACGGTCAGGGTCTTGCACATCCGCCGAGGGTAAGGGAGTACGGTGCCGGTCCGAAACATGTCGAGTTCTGGTTAGACAACCCGGCTCGGACCGAACCATCAACAAGAGAAGAGACGAGTTCagggaaaaggaagaggaagaataagaacaagaacaaagAAAAGGTGGCTGCCCCTTGCGACCCGTCTGCGTCTACGACAAGCGGGAAATACATTAGTGTTTACGACTTTTCCTTGACCT CATATGGCAGACAAATCGACAATCCAGATATTCCCGTTGTGAATGTTGGTACGAGAGAGAACCCAACGTACCTTCCGCCCGAGGTCTGCGTTGTTGTACAAGGGCAAACCGCCAAATCGCGACTGAGCCCCGGTCAGACGCAACAGATGATGCGATTTGCGGTTCGCAAGCCGAGAGATAATGCGACATCTATCGTCCAGGAGGGACTCGAAACAACTGGTCTCTCCCCGCAGACAAACGTTCTCCTG GGCCGATTCGGTCTCTCCGTCACGCCAAGCCTGATCACGGTTCCGGGGCGCCATCTGACGGAGCCCAAGGTTGTGTACAAGCAAAACAAGCTCGCTCGAGTGTTTTTGGGTAACTGGAGCATGGTTGACATGCAGTTCAACACGGCCGGGACTCTTAAAAAATGGTCATATGTGCTCCTTTCGCTACCGAGCTACCGAGACGCATTCAATGTGGCAAGTCTGGCTGCTGTCATTCAGAGCTTTGGAAGCGCATTAAACGCAACAGGGATCATGGTGGACCCTCCACTGCAGGGGCGCAGGCTACTTCTCAGCAGCTCAGACGATGGGCAACTGGACCAACTCCTTAAGGAAGCAGCCCTATATCTCGATTTCCTTCTCATTGTCCTACCGGATACCAACACTCCGCTCTACAACCGAATCAAACGTTGCGGCGATTTAAAGTACGGTATCCACACGATCTGTGTTGTTGGCCATAAGCTTGCCAAGCAAACAGGCCAGGACCAATACTTCGCCAATATCGCCTTGAAGATGAACCTCAAGCTAGGCGGAAACAACCAGCTAATTGACAGCTCCCAACTTGGGCTTGTCAGCGAGGATAAGACAATGGTCGTGGGGATCGACGTGACCCACCCGTCTCCAGATTCGAGCCGTCGTGCGCCGAGCGTTGCCGGAATGGTCGCCAGCGTGGATAGATGGCTTGGACAGTGGCCTGCTGTACTACGGATCCAGTCTGAGGCGCGCCAGGAAATGGTGTCAGGCTTGACGGACATGCTTAAGTTACGACTACGACTGTGGAAAGACATTGGAAAGCACTGA